In one Melopsittacus undulatus isolate bMelUnd1 chromosome 4, bMelUnd1.mat.Z, whole genome shotgun sequence genomic region, the following are encoded:
- the STK36 gene encoding serine/threonine-protein kinase 36 isoform X1, with product MGKYHVLEMIGEGSFGRVYKGRRKHSAQVVALKFIPKVGRSEKELKNLQQEIEIMRGLHHPNIIQMLDSFETDKEVVVVTDYAEGELFQILEDDRTLPEDQVQTIAAQLVSALYYLHSHRILHRDMKPQNILLGKDGVVKLCDFGFARAMSIHTMVLTSIKGTPLYMSPELVEERPYDHTADLWSVGCILYELFVGTPPFYTSSIFQLVSLIVNDSVKWPVAMSPDFKSFLQGLLMKDPCHRLSWPELLSHPFIAGRVTVIDDTEEHGISNPFTTKPSPELQALKEQQAHSVAPRSGQSKILRKAQQKIAEEAQKKGQLQAGGASTKAQGKGCAGHRARAAPRKAALGQGDPPAASNEKKPDVLQGKSIMAERELEEPPPSPWEHSITQDYDREFPGAGAPSQPGAGKAEARGRRSIEAVDLESEELESDEEWQHLIETTEPSAMQLRTPLRLLRDPAFQHRVQARLADCAQQVLEGMLEGASRLRPVLRVIGNLLATRCDSELLDHFCQELNVPLSLLRLAKQILESGKTKQQPWCITVLTDLIMVTTVYFSSECSPEESGQNDSLQAFQESAACFLSLLPELLADPADSEMRLCQQSLLCFTLLCESLDVTYHSVSACFYASLQEDHQPLLNRLLQGSISEQPALRGSSSMEAKSAHDQIPHLADLFMAALAAACSIPLGRNSCREAKKQVAQQVAGKLVKEENQQLGRLLGRLENPSCSLNVLKILYAGCHVSLSLCQHLGRSQRLWGSLMQLSKGEVPMTEAPQGAACEASLYLLALLTLQLQAPPPRLEEVVTLAVDHVTQSPIISLVGAAAFLLTQLSQHGVALELRGKEFLLVVTNVLTAPAEPQLPPPMGAGLYDGLFFLLLKLLAQEDMAMEQGFAASELWAVVWQCVAVVLCAGSNQAVLEGDSIGAGHPMAEPDWNLLSPQGTLLFLSLALFVFTRESHWCLLQLIPSHGVLMVTLKRLLSPGFLACLAQTQAGEDGDPELVPAVVIKACQLLCFPFALEMDGDTLALVTEAVRDSQIPAQLLQVCSCHLPFSYTELPMSLLCHLVVSDEEVIGQLVREAAASEHITAFLTSALFSDSLTLTTDLLSLLTHVARAYPEHLPFLQRILRTSDVADQPLTCLLGHQHHLIRAKTCNLLGNLLRHSHSCSQVLQSHPGLLDSLLGCLADPEEGVRREASFAVGNAAYHPCCPVGALGQAVPWLMRLLSDAQARTCCNAASALGNLGQHWEELGQLLLESRAPHILLEVAYRDPRDSVREGALAALRVLSQHPGTQQVLLSLGAPEKLAALASGTLQLAAGGCPRLPSARHCKKLLRLLAAPHRPSGPLAPGRAAVPHPL from the exons ATGGGGAAGTACCATGTTCTGGAAATGATCGGCGAAGGCTCCTTCGGGCGCGTGTACAAGGGGCGCCGGAAGCACAGCGCCCAG GTGGTGGCCTTAAAGTTCATCCCCAAGGTGGGGCGGTCTGAGAAGGAGCTGAAGAACCTGCAGCAGGAGATCGAGATCATGAGAGGCCTCCATCACCCCAACATCATCCAGATGCTTGACAGCTTTGAGACTGACAAGGAG GTGGTGGTGGTGACTGACTATGCAGAGGGGGAGCTCTTCCAGATCCTGGAGGATGACAGGACTTTGCCTGAGGACCAG GTCCAGACTATAGCTGCCCAGCTGGTGTCTGCTCTCTACTACCTGCACTCCCACCGCATCCTGCACCGCGACATGAAGCCCCAGAACATCCTCCTGGGCAAAGACGGCGTTGTCAAGCTCTGTGACTTTGG GTTTGCCCGTGCCATGAGCATCCACACCATGGTGCTGACCTCCATCAAGGGCACCCCACTGTACATGTCCCCTGAGTTGGTGGAGGAGCGGCCATACGACCACACAGCTGACCTGTGGTCTGTGGGCTGCATCCTGTATGAACTGTTTGTGGGCACTCCTCCCTTCTacaccagcagcatcttccaGCTTGTCAGCCTCATTGTCAATGACTCTGTCAAATGGCCTGTGGCCATGAGCCCAGACTTCAAG AGCTTCCTGCAGGGATTGCTAATGAAGGACCCATGCCACCGCCTGTCATGGccagagctgctctctcacCCCTTCATTGCTGGACGGGTTACTG TGATTGATGACACAGAAGAGCATGGAATCTCAAATCCCTTCACCACTAAGCCATCTCCAGAGCTGCAGGCCCTAAAGGAGCAGCAAGCCCATTCTGTGGCTCCCAGGAGTGGCCAGTCCAAGATCCTGAGAAAGGCCCAGCAGAAGATAGCTGAGGAGGCACAGAAAAAG GGACAACTGCAGGCAGGTGGTGCATCTACAAAGGCCCAAGGCAAAGGATGTGCAGGGCATAGAGCCAGAGCAGCCCCAAGGAAGGCAGCCCTTGGACAGGGGGACCCACCGGCTGCCTCTAATGAGAAGAAACCTGATGTCCTACAAGGAAAGAGCATCATGGCAGAGCGGGAACTGGAGGAGCCTCCTCCGAGCCCATG GGAGCACAGCATCACTCAAGACTATGACCGGGAATTTCCTGGAGCAGGTGCCCCTTCACAGCCTGGTGCTGGCAAGGCAGAGGCCCGGGGTAGGCGCAGCATTGAGGCTGTGGACCTGGAGAGTGAG GAGCTGGAGAGTGATGAGGAGTGGCAGCACCTGATCGAGACCACCGAGCCATCAGCCATGCAGCTGAGAACACCACTGAGGCTCCTGAGGGACCCAGCCTTCCAGCACCGTGTCCAGGCCCGGCTGGCAGACTGTGCTCAGCAG GTGCTggaagggatgctggagggagcCTCCCGTCTCCGTCCCGTGCTGCGTGTCATAGGCAATCTCCTGGCTACCCGGTGTGACTCTGAGCTGCTGGACCACTTCTGCCAAGAGCTGAATGTGCCTCTGTCCCTGCTGCGTCTAGCCAAGCAGATCCTAGAGAGTGGTAAAACCAAGCAG cagccctggtgTATCACAGTGCTGACAGATCTCATCATGGTGACCACAGTGTATTTCAGCAGTGAATGCAGTCCAGAGGAGAGTGGGCAAAATGACAG CCTGCAGGCCTTCCAGGAGAGTGCTGCCTGCTTCCTATCCCTGCTGCCGGAGCTGCTTGCTGACCCAGCTGACAGTGAGATGAGACTCTGCCAGCAAAGCCTCCTG TGTTTCACCCTGCTCTGTGAGAGCCTGGATGTGACATACCACTCTGTCTCTGCCTGCTTTTATGCCAGCCTGCAAGAAGATCATCAGCCCTTGCTGAATAGACTCCTTCAGGGATCCATCTcagagcagcctgctctgcGAGGTA GTTCATCAATGGAGGCCAAGTCAGCCCATGACCAGATCCCACATCTGGCAGACCTCTTCATGGCTgcactggcagctgcctgcagcattcCACTGGGGAGGAACAGCTGTCGGGAAGCCAAGAAGCAG GTTGCTCAGCAGGTAGCTGGAAAGCTTGTGAAGGAAGAGAACCAACAGCTTGGGAGACTGCTGGGGAGACTGGAGAACCCAAGCTGCTCCTTGAATGTGCTGAAG ATACTCTATGCTGGCTGCCATGTCAGCCtgagcctgtgccagcacctggGAAGAAGCCAACGACTGTGGGGTTCCCTCATGCAGCTCTCAAAGGGCGAG GTCCCCATGACAGAGGCGCCCCAGGGGGCAGCCTGTGAGGCCTCTCTCTACCTGCTGGCCCTGCTcaccctgcagctccaggcccCCCCTCCCAG ACTTGAGGAGGTGGTTACCCTGGCTGTGGATCACGTCACCCAGTCTCCTATTATCTCCCTTGTG GGTGCTGCAGCATTCCTCCTGACACAGCTCAGTCAGCATGGGGTTGCCTTGGAGCTCAGAGGAAAAGAGTTCCTACTGGTGGTGACAAATGTGCTGACAGCACCTGCTGAG CCGCAGCTTCCCCCACCAATGGGTGCTGGTCTCTATGATGGgctctttttcctcctgctgaagCTCCTTGCCCAG GAGGACATGGCCATGGAGCAGGGCTTTGCTGCCTCAGAGCTGTGGGCTGTGGTGTGGCAATGTGTTGCTGTGGTGCTTTGTGCGGGCAGCAACCAGGCAGTGTTGGAGGGAGACTCCATAGGGGCAGGTCACCCCATGGCAGAGCCAGACTGGAACCTCCTGTCCCCTCAAG GCACCCTGCTCTTCCTTAGCCTAGCCCTCTTTGTCTTCACTCGTGAGTCCCATTGGTGCCTGCTTCagctcatcccatcccatggtgTCCTCATGGTGACACTGAAGAGGCTGCTGTCCCCTGGCTTCCTGGCATGCCTGGCACAGAC GCAAGCAGGGGAGGATGGGGACCCTGAGCTCGTCCCAGCTGTGGTGATAAAGGCCTGCCAGCTCCTCTGTTTCCCTTTTGCTCTGGAAATGGACGGAGACACCTTAGCACTGGTCACAGAGGCTGTGAGAGACTCTCAGatcccagcccagctgctgcag GTCTGCTCTTGCCATCTGCCCTTCTCATACACTGAGCTCCCCATGAGCCTCTTGTGCCACCTTGTTGTATCTGATGAGGAGGTTATAGGCCAACTGGTgagggaagctgctgcttcagagcaCATTACTGCCTTCTTGACCTCTGCCTTGTTTTCAgacagcctcacactcacaaCTGACCTCCTGTCTCTCTTGACCCATGTGGCCCGGGCCTACCCGGAGCACCTGCCCTTTCTCCAGAGGATCCTGAGGACCTCGGATGTGGCTGACCAGCCACTGACCTGCCTGCTCGGCCACCAGCACCACTTAATACGGGCCAAAACCTGCAACCtgctgggcaacctgctccgacacagccacagctgttCCCAGGTGCTGCAGAGCCACCCTGGTTTGCTGGACAGCCTGTTAGGGTGCCTGGCTGACCCGGAGGAGGGTGTGCGCAGGGAAGCCAGCTTTGCAGTGGGCAACGCTGCCTACCACCCATGCTGCCCAGTGGGGGCCCTGGGCCAAGCCGTGCCCTGGCTGATGCGGCTGCTGAGCGATGCGCAGGCTAGGACGTGCTGCAACGCGGCCTCAGCCCTGGGCAACCTGGGCCAGcactgggaagagctggggcagctgctgctggagagtcGGGCCCCACACATCCTGCTGGAAGTGGCCTACCGGGACCCACGGGACAGTGTGCGGGAGGGAGCCCTGGCTGCACTGCGGGTCCTCAGCCAGCACCCCGGGACCCAGCAG GTGCTGCTGTCCCTTGGAGCCCCTGAGAAGCTGGCGGCGCTGGCCAGCGGCACCTTGCAGCTCGCTGCTGGTGGCTGCCCCCGGCTGCCTTCCGCCCGGCACTGCAAGAAGCTCCTCCGCCTCCTGGCCGCTCCGCACCGCCCCTCTGGCCCCCTCGCTCCCGGCAGGGCAGCAGTCCCGCACCCGCTGTGA
- the STK36 gene encoding serine/threonine-protein kinase 36 isoform X2, which produces MGKYHVLEMIGEGSFGRVYKGRRKHSAQVVALKFIPKVGRSEKELKNLQQEIEIMRGLHHPNIIQMLDSFETDKEVVVVTDYAEGELFQILEDDRTLPEDQVQTIAAQLVSALYYLHSHRILHRDMKPQNILLGKDGVVKLCDFGFARAMSIHTMVLTSIKGTPLYMSPELVEERPYDHTADLWSVGCILYELFVGTPPFYTSSIFQLVSLIVNDSVKWPVAMSPDFKSFLQGLLMKDPCHRLSWPELLSHPFIAGRVTVIDDTEEHGISNPFTTKPSPELQALKEQQAHSVAPRSGQSKILRKAQQKIAEEAQKKGQLQAGGASTKAQGKGCAGHRARAAPRKAALGQGDPPAASNEKKPDVLQGKSIMAERELEEPPPSPWEHSITQDYDREFPGAGAPSQPGAGKAEARGRRSIEAVDLESEELESDEEWQHLIETTEPSAMQLRTPLRLLRDPAFQHRVQARLADCAQQVLEGMLEGASRLRPVLRVIGNLLATRCDSELLDHFCQELNVPLSLLRLAKQILESGKTKQQPWCITVLTDLIMVTTVYFSSECSPEESGQNDSLQAFQESAACFLSLLPELLADPADSEMRLCQQSLLCFTLLCESLDVTYHSVSACFYASLQEDHQPLLNRLLQGSISEQPALRGSSMEAKSAHDQIPHLADLFMAALAAACSIPLGRNSCREAKKQVAQQVAGKLVKEENQQLGRLLGRLENPSCSLNVLKILYAGCHVSLSLCQHLGRSQRLWGSLMQLSKGEVPMTEAPQGAACEASLYLLALLTLQLQAPPPRLEEVVTLAVDHVTQSPIISLVGAAAFLLTQLSQHGVALELRGKEFLLVVTNVLTAPAEPQLPPPMGAGLYDGLFFLLLKLLAQEDMAMEQGFAASELWAVVWQCVAVVLCAGSNQAVLEGDSIGAGHPMAEPDWNLLSPQGTLLFLSLALFVFTRESHWCLLQLIPSHGVLMVTLKRLLSPGFLACLAQTQAGEDGDPELVPAVVIKACQLLCFPFALEMDGDTLALVTEAVRDSQIPAQLLQVCSCHLPFSYTELPMSLLCHLVVSDEEVIGQLVREAAASEHITAFLTSALFSDSLTLTTDLLSLLTHVARAYPEHLPFLQRILRTSDVADQPLTCLLGHQHHLIRAKTCNLLGNLLRHSHSCSQVLQSHPGLLDSLLGCLADPEEGVRREASFAVGNAAYHPCCPVGALGQAVPWLMRLLSDAQARTCCNAASALGNLGQHWEELGQLLLESRAPHILLEVAYRDPRDSVREGALAALRVLSQHPGTQQVLLSLGAPEKLAALASGTLQLAAGGCPRLPSARHCKKLLRLLAAPHRPSGPLAPGRAAVPHPL; this is translated from the exons ATGGGGAAGTACCATGTTCTGGAAATGATCGGCGAAGGCTCCTTCGGGCGCGTGTACAAGGGGCGCCGGAAGCACAGCGCCCAG GTGGTGGCCTTAAAGTTCATCCCCAAGGTGGGGCGGTCTGAGAAGGAGCTGAAGAACCTGCAGCAGGAGATCGAGATCATGAGAGGCCTCCATCACCCCAACATCATCCAGATGCTTGACAGCTTTGAGACTGACAAGGAG GTGGTGGTGGTGACTGACTATGCAGAGGGGGAGCTCTTCCAGATCCTGGAGGATGACAGGACTTTGCCTGAGGACCAG GTCCAGACTATAGCTGCCCAGCTGGTGTCTGCTCTCTACTACCTGCACTCCCACCGCATCCTGCACCGCGACATGAAGCCCCAGAACATCCTCCTGGGCAAAGACGGCGTTGTCAAGCTCTGTGACTTTGG GTTTGCCCGTGCCATGAGCATCCACACCATGGTGCTGACCTCCATCAAGGGCACCCCACTGTACATGTCCCCTGAGTTGGTGGAGGAGCGGCCATACGACCACACAGCTGACCTGTGGTCTGTGGGCTGCATCCTGTATGAACTGTTTGTGGGCACTCCTCCCTTCTacaccagcagcatcttccaGCTTGTCAGCCTCATTGTCAATGACTCTGTCAAATGGCCTGTGGCCATGAGCCCAGACTTCAAG AGCTTCCTGCAGGGATTGCTAATGAAGGACCCATGCCACCGCCTGTCATGGccagagctgctctctcacCCCTTCATTGCTGGACGGGTTACTG TGATTGATGACACAGAAGAGCATGGAATCTCAAATCCCTTCACCACTAAGCCATCTCCAGAGCTGCAGGCCCTAAAGGAGCAGCAAGCCCATTCTGTGGCTCCCAGGAGTGGCCAGTCCAAGATCCTGAGAAAGGCCCAGCAGAAGATAGCTGAGGAGGCACAGAAAAAG GGACAACTGCAGGCAGGTGGTGCATCTACAAAGGCCCAAGGCAAAGGATGTGCAGGGCATAGAGCCAGAGCAGCCCCAAGGAAGGCAGCCCTTGGACAGGGGGACCCACCGGCTGCCTCTAATGAGAAGAAACCTGATGTCCTACAAGGAAAGAGCATCATGGCAGAGCGGGAACTGGAGGAGCCTCCTCCGAGCCCATG GGAGCACAGCATCACTCAAGACTATGACCGGGAATTTCCTGGAGCAGGTGCCCCTTCACAGCCTGGTGCTGGCAAGGCAGAGGCCCGGGGTAGGCGCAGCATTGAGGCTGTGGACCTGGAGAGTGAG GAGCTGGAGAGTGATGAGGAGTGGCAGCACCTGATCGAGACCACCGAGCCATCAGCCATGCAGCTGAGAACACCACTGAGGCTCCTGAGGGACCCAGCCTTCCAGCACCGTGTCCAGGCCCGGCTGGCAGACTGTGCTCAGCAG GTGCTggaagggatgctggagggagcCTCCCGTCTCCGTCCCGTGCTGCGTGTCATAGGCAATCTCCTGGCTACCCGGTGTGACTCTGAGCTGCTGGACCACTTCTGCCAAGAGCTGAATGTGCCTCTGTCCCTGCTGCGTCTAGCCAAGCAGATCCTAGAGAGTGGTAAAACCAAGCAG cagccctggtgTATCACAGTGCTGACAGATCTCATCATGGTGACCACAGTGTATTTCAGCAGTGAATGCAGTCCAGAGGAGAGTGGGCAAAATGACAG CCTGCAGGCCTTCCAGGAGAGTGCTGCCTGCTTCCTATCCCTGCTGCCGGAGCTGCTTGCTGACCCAGCTGACAGTGAGATGAGACTCTGCCAGCAAAGCCTCCTG TGTTTCACCCTGCTCTGTGAGAGCCTGGATGTGACATACCACTCTGTCTCTGCCTGCTTTTATGCCAGCCTGCAAGAAGATCATCAGCCCTTGCTGAATAGACTCCTTCAGGGATCCATCTcagagcagcctgctctgcGAG GTTCATCAATGGAGGCCAAGTCAGCCCATGACCAGATCCCACATCTGGCAGACCTCTTCATGGCTgcactggcagctgcctgcagcattcCACTGGGGAGGAACAGCTGTCGGGAAGCCAAGAAGCAG GTTGCTCAGCAGGTAGCTGGAAAGCTTGTGAAGGAAGAGAACCAACAGCTTGGGAGACTGCTGGGGAGACTGGAGAACCCAAGCTGCTCCTTGAATGTGCTGAAG ATACTCTATGCTGGCTGCCATGTCAGCCtgagcctgtgccagcacctggGAAGAAGCCAACGACTGTGGGGTTCCCTCATGCAGCTCTCAAAGGGCGAG GTCCCCATGACAGAGGCGCCCCAGGGGGCAGCCTGTGAGGCCTCTCTCTACCTGCTGGCCCTGCTcaccctgcagctccaggcccCCCCTCCCAG ACTTGAGGAGGTGGTTACCCTGGCTGTGGATCACGTCACCCAGTCTCCTATTATCTCCCTTGTG GGTGCTGCAGCATTCCTCCTGACACAGCTCAGTCAGCATGGGGTTGCCTTGGAGCTCAGAGGAAAAGAGTTCCTACTGGTGGTGACAAATGTGCTGACAGCACCTGCTGAG CCGCAGCTTCCCCCACCAATGGGTGCTGGTCTCTATGATGGgctctttttcctcctgctgaagCTCCTTGCCCAG GAGGACATGGCCATGGAGCAGGGCTTTGCTGCCTCAGAGCTGTGGGCTGTGGTGTGGCAATGTGTTGCTGTGGTGCTTTGTGCGGGCAGCAACCAGGCAGTGTTGGAGGGAGACTCCATAGGGGCAGGTCACCCCATGGCAGAGCCAGACTGGAACCTCCTGTCCCCTCAAG GCACCCTGCTCTTCCTTAGCCTAGCCCTCTTTGTCTTCACTCGTGAGTCCCATTGGTGCCTGCTTCagctcatcccatcccatggtgTCCTCATGGTGACACTGAAGAGGCTGCTGTCCCCTGGCTTCCTGGCATGCCTGGCACAGAC GCAAGCAGGGGAGGATGGGGACCCTGAGCTCGTCCCAGCTGTGGTGATAAAGGCCTGCCAGCTCCTCTGTTTCCCTTTTGCTCTGGAAATGGACGGAGACACCTTAGCACTGGTCACAGAGGCTGTGAGAGACTCTCAGatcccagcccagctgctgcag GTCTGCTCTTGCCATCTGCCCTTCTCATACACTGAGCTCCCCATGAGCCTCTTGTGCCACCTTGTTGTATCTGATGAGGAGGTTATAGGCCAACTGGTgagggaagctgctgcttcagagcaCATTACTGCCTTCTTGACCTCTGCCTTGTTTTCAgacagcctcacactcacaaCTGACCTCCTGTCTCTCTTGACCCATGTGGCCCGGGCCTACCCGGAGCACCTGCCCTTTCTCCAGAGGATCCTGAGGACCTCGGATGTGGCTGACCAGCCACTGACCTGCCTGCTCGGCCACCAGCACCACTTAATACGGGCCAAAACCTGCAACCtgctgggcaacctgctccgacacagccacagctgttCCCAGGTGCTGCAGAGCCACCCTGGTTTGCTGGACAGCCTGTTAGGGTGCCTGGCTGACCCGGAGGAGGGTGTGCGCAGGGAAGCCAGCTTTGCAGTGGGCAACGCTGCCTACCACCCATGCTGCCCAGTGGGGGCCCTGGGCCAAGCCGTGCCCTGGCTGATGCGGCTGCTGAGCGATGCGCAGGCTAGGACGTGCTGCAACGCGGCCTCAGCCCTGGGCAACCTGGGCCAGcactgggaagagctggggcagctgctgctggagagtcGGGCCCCACACATCCTGCTGGAAGTGGCCTACCGGGACCCACGGGACAGTGTGCGGGAGGGAGCCCTGGCTGCACTGCGGGTCCTCAGCCAGCACCCCGGGACCCAGCAG GTGCTGCTGTCCCTTGGAGCCCCTGAGAAGCTGGCGGCGCTGGCCAGCGGCACCTTGCAGCTCGCTGCTGGTGGCTGCCCCCGGCTGCCTTCCGCCCGGCACTGCAAGAAGCTCCTCCGCCTCCTGGCCGCTCCGCACCGCCCCTCTGGCCCCCTCGCTCCCGGCAGGGCAGCAGTCCCGCACCCGCTGTGA